A genomic window from Pseudonocardia broussonetiae includes:
- a CDS encoding DUF6104 family protein has protein sequence MYSTDRGIEELAQRREGESVSIEWLADRLQAFVDLNPAFEDAVERLSTFLARDDADDDPDA, from the coding sequence GTGTACTCCACCGACCGGGGCATCGAGGAGCTCGCGCAGCGCCGGGAGGGCGAGTCGGTCAGCATCGAGTGGCTGGCCGACCGCCTGCAGGCGTTCGTCGACCTCAACCCGGCCTTCGAGGACGCCGTGGAGCGGCTCTCGACGTTCCTGGCCCGCGACGACGCCGACGACGACCCCGACGCCTGA
- a CDS encoding multifunctional oxoglutarate decarboxylase/oxoglutarate dehydrogenase thiamine pyrophosphate-binding subunit/dihydrolipoyllysine-residue succinyltransferase subunit, whose product MYQRFLDDPSTVDPAWHEFFADYRPGDGTPADTNGAASPSTPPGPPPTPTAEPAEPTEERRTADRAAMEPPAANGAAPAKSEPGRTAPEKAAPEKKAPAQAEKKAAPAAEKEKAKPAAGSSSQAAKPAAPIGGDGESTPIRGAANAVVKNMNASLAVPTATSVRAVPAKLLADNRVVINNQLKRTRGGKISFTHLIGYAVVKALAAFPVMNRHFVEVEGKPTVVQPDHVNLGLAIDLPGKNGQRSLVVVSIKGCEAMTFAQFWSAYEDIVRKARNGALTGEDFAGTTISLTNPGTLGTNHSVPRLMQGQGTIVGVGAMEYPAEFQGASDERLAQIGISKIITLTSTYDHRIIQGAESGDFLRRVHQLLLGEDDFYDDIFRSLRVPYEPVRWVQDIPDGAVDKTARVIELIDAYRTRGHLMADTDPLNYRQRRHPDLDVLSHSLTLWDLDREFACGGFGGRERMKLRDVLGLLRDSYCRTIGTEYMHIADPEQRTWLQERIEVPHQKPHAAEQKYILSKLNAAEAFETFLQTKYVGQKRFSLEGGETVIPLLDAVLDKAAEHELDEVVVGMPHRGRLNVLANIVGKPISQIFREFEGNLDPGQAHGSGDVKYHLGAEGKYFRMFGDGETVVSLASNPSHLEAVDPVLEGLVRAKQDLLDKGEGGFTVLPLMMHGDAAFAGQGVVAETLNLAKLRGYRTGGTVHVVVNNQVGFTTAPEHSRSSQYCTDVAKMIDAPVFHVNGDDPEACVWVAKLAVEYRERWHNDVVIDMICYRRRGHNEGDDPSMTQPAMYDVIDAKRSVRKIYTESLIGRGDISMEEAEHALKDFSNQLDHVFNEVRELEKTPAVASPSVEDEQSIPTDLDTSIPLEVLHRIGDAHVELPEGFTVHQRVKPVLEKRHKMSREGDIDWAFAELIAMGALVMDGKLVRLSGQDSRRGTFVQRHSVVIDRRTGEEYYPLRNLSKDQERFLPYDSALSEFAAVGFEYGYSVANPSAFVAWEAQFGDFVNGAQSIIDEFISSGEAKWGQTSDVALLLPHGLEGQGPDHSSGRIERFLTLCAEGSMTVAVPSEPANYFHLLRRHAMDGMQRPLICFTPKSMLRNRAVVSPVSDFTGGRFRSVIDDPRYRENDGPAGDVRRVLLCSGKIYWELAAQREKRGVDGVALVRIEQLYPVADRQLAAVLDRYPNAEDIRWVQEEPANQGAWPFLGLVLPEKLPRLVGWRRVSRRRMAAPAAGSSKVHEVEQNALIDEAYEDL is encoded by the coding sequence ATGTACCAGCGCTTCCTCGACGACCCGTCCACGGTCGACCCGGCATGGCACGAGTTCTTCGCCGACTACCGCCCCGGGGACGGCACGCCCGCCGACACCAACGGCGCCGCCTCCCCGTCGACGCCACCGGGACCGCCCCCGACGCCCACCGCCGAGCCCGCGGAGCCCACCGAGGAGCGCCGCACGGCCGACCGCGCCGCGATGGAGCCCCCGGCCGCCAACGGCGCCGCGCCGGCGAAGAGCGAGCCCGGGAGGACGGCTCCGGAGAAGGCCGCTCCCGAGAAGAAGGCCCCCGCGCAGGCGGAGAAGAAGGCCGCGCCGGCCGCGGAGAAGGAGAAGGCCAAGCCGGCCGCCGGCTCGTCGAGCCAGGCCGCGAAGCCCGCCGCCCCCATCGGCGGCGACGGCGAGTCCACGCCGATCCGCGGCGCCGCCAACGCCGTCGTCAAGAACATGAACGCCTCGCTGGCCGTGCCCACGGCCACGAGCGTGCGCGCGGTGCCCGCGAAGCTGCTCGCCGACAACCGCGTCGTCATCAACAACCAGCTCAAGCGCACCCGCGGCGGCAAGATCAGCTTCACGCACCTGATCGGCTACGCGGTCGTCAAGGCGCTGGCCGCCTTCCCGGTGATGAACCGGCACTTCGTCGAGGTCGAGGGCAAGCCCACCGTCGTCCAGCCCGACCACGTCAACCTCGGCCTGGCCATCGACCTGCCCGGCAAGAACGGGCAGCGCTCGCTCGTCGTCGTCTCCATCAAGGGCTGCGAGGCGATGACGTTCGCGCAGTTCTGGTCGGCCTACGAGGACATCGTCCGCAAGGCTCGCAACGGCGCGCTCACCGGCGAGGACTTCGCCGGCACCACGATCAGCCTCACCAACCCGGGCACGCTGGGCACCAACCACTCCGTGCCGCGCCTGATGCAGGGCCAGGGCACGATCGTCGGCGTCGGCGCGATGGAGTACCCGGCCGAGTTCCAGGGCGCCAGCGACGAGCGGCTCGCCCAGATCGGCATCAGCAAGATCATCACGCTGACGTCGACGTACGACCACCGCATCATCCAGGGCGCGGAGTCCGGCGACTTCCTGCGCCGCGTGCACCAGCTCCTGCTGGGCGAGGACGACTTCTACGACGACATCTTCCGCTCGCTGCGGGTGCCCTACGAGCCCGTGCGCTGGGTGCAGGACATCCCCGACGGCGCCGTCGACAAGACCGCCCGCGTCATCGAGCTGATCGACGCCTACCGCACGCGCGGCCACCTGATGGCCGACACCGACCCGCTCAACTACCGCCAGCGCCGCCACCCCGACCTCGACGTGCTCTCGCACAGCCTCACGCTGTGGGACCTCGACCGCGAGTTCGCCTGCGGCGGCTTCGGCGGGCGCGAGCGGATGAAGCTGCGCGACGTGCTGGGCCTGCTGCGCGACTCCTACTGCCGCACCATCGGCACCGAGTACATGCACATCGCCGACCCCGAGCAGCGCACCTGGCTGCAGGAGCGCATCGAGGTGCCGCACCAGAAGCCGCACGCGGCCGAGCAGAAGTACATCCTGTCCAAGCTCAACGCGGCCGAGGCGTTCGAGACGTTCCTGCAGACCAAGTACGTCGGGCAGAAGCGGTTCTCGCTCGAGGGCGGCGAGACCGTCATCCCGCTGCTCGACGCGGTGCTCGACAAGGCCGCCGAGCACGAGCTCGACGAGGTCGTCGTCGGCATGCCGCACCGCGGCCGGCTCAACGTGCTCGCCAACATCGTCGGCAAGCCGATCAGCCAGATCTTCCGCGAGTTCGAGGGCAACCTCGACCCGGGCCAGGCCCACGGCTCCGGCGACGTCAAGTACCACCTGGGCGCCGAGGGCAAGTACTTCCGGATGTTCGGCGACGGCGAGACCGTGGTGTCGCTGGCGTCCAACCCGTCGCACCTCGAGGCCGTCGACCCGGTCCTGGAGGGCCTCGTCCGCGCCAAGCAGGACCTGCTCGACAAGGGCGAGGGCGGCTTCACGGTCCTGCCGCTGATGATGCACGGCGACGCGGCGTTCGCCGGGCAGGGCGTCGTGGCCGAGACGCTCAACCTCGCGAAGCTGCGCGGCTACCGCACCGGCGGCACCGTGCACGTCGTCGTCAACAACCAGGTCGGCTTCACCACCGCCCCGGAGCACTCGCGGTCCTCGCAGTACTGCACCGACGTCGCGAAGATGATCGACGCGCCGGTCTTCCACGTGAACGGCGACGACCCCGAGGCGTGCGTCTGGGTGGCCAAGCTGGCGGTCGAGTACCGCGAGCGCTGGCACAACGACGTCGTGATCGACATGATCTGCTACCGCCGCCGCGGCCACAACGAGGGCGACGACCCCTCGATGACGCAGCCCGCGATGTACGACGTCATCGACGCCAAGCGCAGCGTCCGCAAGATCTACACCGAGTCCCTGATCGGGCGCGGCGACATCTCCATGGAGGAGGCCGAGCACGCGCTCAAGGACTTCTCCAACCAGCTCGACCACGTGTTCAACGAGGTCCGCGAGCTGGAGAAGACCCCGGCCGTCGCGTCGCCGTCGGTGGAGGACGAGCAGTCCATCCCCACCGACCTCGACACCTCGATCCCGCTGGAGGTGCTGCACCGCATCGGCGACGCGCACGTCGAGCTGCCCGAGGGCTTCACCGTGCACCAGCGCGTCAAGCCGGTGCTGGAGAAGCGCCACAAGATGTCGCGCGAGGGCGACATCGACTGGGCCTTCGCCGAGCTCATCGCGATGGGCGCGCTGGTGATGGACGGCAAGCTCGTGCGCCTGTCCGGGCAGGACAGCCGCCGCGGCACGTTCGTCCAGCGGCACTCGGTCGTGATCGACCGCCGCACCGGCGAGGAGTACTACCCGCTGCGCAACCTGAGCAAGGACCAGGAGCGCTTCCTGCCCTACGACTCGGCGCTGTCGGAGTTCGCGGCCGTCGGCTTCGAGTACGGCTACTCCGTGGCCAACCCCAGCGCGTTCGTGGCCTGGGAGGCGCAGTTCGGCGACTTCGTCAACGGCGCGCAGTCGATCATCGACGAGTTCATCTCGTCCGGCGAGGCGAAGTGGGGCCAGACCTCCGACGTCGCGCTGCTGCTGCCGCACGGCCTCGAGGGCCAGGGCCCCGACCACTCGTCGGGCCGCATCGAGCGGTTCCTGACGCTGTGCGCGGAGGGGTCGATGACGGTCGCCGTGCCGTCGGAGCCCGCCAACTACTTCCACCTGCTGCGCCGCCACGCCATGGACGGGATGCAGCGCCCGCTGATCTGCTTCACGCCGAAGTCGATGCTGCGCAACCGCGCGGTCGTCAGCCCGGTCTCCGACTTCACCGGCGGCCGGTTCCGCTCGGTCATCGACGACCCGCGCTACCGCGAGAACGACGGGCCCGCGGGCGACGTCCGCCGCGTCCTGCTGTGCAGCGGCAAGATCTACTGGGAGCTGGCGGCGCAGCGCGAGAAGCGCGGCGTCGACGGCGTGGCGCTGGTCCGCATCGAGCAGCTCTACCCGGTGGCCGACCGCCAGCTCGCCGCGGTCCTCGACCGCTACCCGAACGCGGAGGACATCCGCTGGGTGCAGGAGGAGCCGGCCAACCAGGGCGCCTGGCCGTTCCTCGGGCTGGTGCTGCCGGAGAAGCTGCCGCGCCTCGTCGGGTGGCGCCGCGTCTCGCGCCGCCGGATGGCCGCCCCCGCCGCGGGGTCGTCGAAGGTGCACGAGGTCGAGCAGAACGCCCTCATCGACGAGGCCTACGAGGACCTGTAG
- a CDS encoding nuclear transport factor 2 family protein, whose amino-acid sequence MIRAPDERTPVSRPPLPPFDATTAARKVQAAEDAWNTRDPEKVAAAYSEDSVWRNRDRFVTGRAEIAEFLRGKWDRELEYALRKDLWAFEGNRIAVRFQYECRDVDGQWWRSYGNELWEFDAEGYMRRREASINDVPIAESERRIHGPRAEADHGGPEQPLR is encoded by the coding sequence ATGATCCGGGCCCCCGACGAGAGGACTCCCGTGAGCCGCCCACCGCTTCCCCCGTTCGACGCCACGACCGCCGCCCGGAAGGTCCAGGCCGCCGAGGACGCCTGGAACACGCGCGACCCGGAGAAGGTCGCGGCGGCCTACAGCGAGGACTCCGTCTGGCGCAACCGCGACCGGTTCGTCACCGGCCGCGCCGAGATCGCCGAGTTCCTGCGCGGGAAGTGGGACCGGGAGCTCGAGTACGCGCTGCGCAAGGACCTGTGGGCGTTCGAGGGGAACCGGATCGCCGTGCGCTTCCAGTACGAGTGCCGCGACGTCGACGGGCAGTGGTGGCGCTCCTACGGCAACGAGCTCTGGGAGTTCGACGCCGAGGGCTACATGCGCCGCCGCGAGGCCAGCATCAACGACGTGCCGATCGCGGAGTCCGAGCGGCGCATCCACGGGCCGCGGGCCGAGGCCGACCACGGCGGGCCGGAGCAGCCGCTCCGGTAG
- a CDS encoding LLM class F420-dependent oxidoreductase has translation MLLSTQLQYGDDPINNAEAVVGLEKAGLDVVWVAEAYSFDAVSLMGYLAARTERLQIGSGILPIYSRTPTLTAMTAAGLDALSGGRTILGLGASGPQVIEGFHGVPYDKPVARTREVIDICRQVWRREKVQHEGLYSIPLPEGQGTGLGKPLKLINHPKRSDIPIWIAALGDKNVELTAELAQGWLPHVVLPERMRETFGAALDAGTAKRAPELGPLQITGGGILAIEDDMMDGARQLHRHMSALYLGGMGARGKNFYNTVFQRQGYADEAKTVQDLYLDGKKEEAAASLPDEFLAHTSLIGPPSFVKERIAALREAGVTHLHVNPISSDPQKVLSQVKEWLQ, from the coding sequence ATGCTGCTGTCGACTCAACTCCAGTACGGCGACGACCCGATCAACAACGCCGAGGCGGTGGTCGGCCTGGAGAAGGCGGGGCTCGACGTCGTCTGGGTGGCGGAGGCGTACAGCTTCGACGCCGTCTCGCTGATGGGGTACCTCGCGGCGCGCACCGAGCGCCTGCAGATCGGCTCGGGGATCCTGCCGATCTACAGCCGCACCCCCACCCTCACCGCGATGACGGCGGCCGGGCTCGACGCCCTGAGCGGCGGCCGCACGATCCTCGGTCTCGGCGCGTCCGGCCCGCAGGTCATCGAGGGCTTCCACGGCGTCCCCTACGACAAGCCGGTGGCCCGCACCCGCGAGGTCATCGACATCTGCCGGCAGGTCTGGCGCCGGGAGAAGGTGCAGCACGAGGGGCTCTACTCGATCCCGCTGCCCGAGGGGCAGGGCACCGGCCTGGGCAAGCCGCTCAAGCTGATCAACCACCCGAAGCGCTCCGACATCCCGATCTGGATCGCCGCGCTGGGCGACAAGAACGTCGAGCTGACCGCGGAGCTCGCGCAGGGCTGGCTGCCGCACGTCGTGCTGCCGGAGCGGATGCGCGAGACGTTCGGTGCCGCCCTCGACGCCGGCACCGCGAAGCGCGCCCCGGAGCTCGGTCCGCTGCAGATCACCGGCGGCGGGATCCTCGCCATCGAGGACGACATGATGGACGGCGCCCGGCAGCTGCACCGGCACATGAGCGCGCTGTACCTGGGCGGCATGGGCGCGCGCGGCAAGAACTTCTACAACACCGTCTTCCAGCGCCAGGGCTACGCCGACGAGGCGAAGACGGTGCAGGACCTCTACCTCGACGGCAAGAAGGAGGAGGCCGCGGCGTCGCTGCCCGACGAGTTCCTCGCGCACACCTCGCTGATCGGCCCGCCGTCGTTCGTGAAGGAGCGGATCGCTGCGCTGCGTGAGGCGGGAGTGACCCACCTCCACGTCAACCCGATCAGCTCGGACCCGCAGAAGGTGTTGTCGCAGGTGAAGGAGTGGCTGCAGTAG
- a CDS encoding DUF427 domain-containing protein, with product MAVRMAEHVATSFGDLRVEPTPVRLRGSVDGAPALDTTEALLVWEPGRVVPQYAVPVADVVAELVPGGDGPRHGPGAQPLGPDGRSVLTPDTGFGVHTSDGEPLTIRLGGVERVGAAFRPADPALAGYVVVDFAALDWTEEDEPVVSHPRDPFHRVDARPSSRHVRIALDGQVLADSRRPLLVTETWLPVRWYLPPGDVRTDLLTPSGTVTACAYKGVARYDAIGGRDIAWRYPAPLPGMEALAGLVSFFTEHVDVSIDGVDVTRPVSPWT from the coding sequence ATGGCGGTTCGGATGGCGGAGCACGTGGCGACCTCGTTCGGCGACCTGCGGGTCGAACCCACCCCGGTGCGGCTGCGCGGCAGCGTCGACGGAGCCCCGGCCCTCGACACGACCGAGGCGCTGCTCGTGTGGGAGCCGGGGCGGGTGGTGCCGCAGTACGCGGTGCCCGTCGCGGACGTCGTGGCCGAGCTCGTCCCCGGGGGCGACGGACCCCGCCACGGCCCGGGCGCCCAGCCGCTGGGCCCCGACGGCCGGTCGGTGCTGACGCCCGACACCGGCTTCGGCGTGCACACCTCCGACGGCGAGCCCCTGACGATCCGACTCGGGGGCGTCGAGCGGGTGGGCGCCGCGTTCCGCCCGGCCGACCCCGCGCTCGCGGGCTACGTCGTCGTCGACTTCGCGGCGCTGGACTGGACCGAGGAGGACGAGCCCGTCGTCAGCCACCCCCGCGACCCGTTCCACCGCGTCGACGCCCGGCCGTCCTCGCGCCACGTCCGGATCGCGCTGGACGGGCAGGTGCTCGCCGACAGCCGCCGCCCGCTGCTGGTCACCGAGACGTGGCTGCCAGTGCGCTGGTACCTCCCGCCCGGCGACGTCCGCACCGACCTGCTGACGCCCAGCGGCACCGTCACGGCGTGCGCGTACAAGGGCGTCGCCCGCTACGACGCCATCGGGGGCCGCGACATCGCCTGGCGCTACCCGGCGCCGCTGCCGGGCATGGAGGCGCTCGCCGGGCTCGTCTCGTTCTTCACCGAGCACGTCGACGTGAGCATCGACGGCGTCGACGTGACGCGTCCCGTCTCCCCCTGGACGTGA
- a CDS encoding NUDIX hydrolase, which produces MPAAYVLLIDGDGRVLLQLRQGTGYRDGYWAAAAAGHVEADEPVFAAACREAVEELGIVVEQRDLVPLTTMHRTHANGLEIDERVDFFFSCRRWTGEPRTMEPERSAGLGWYPLDALPEPVVPHERFVLDGLRRGDLPVITAFGFAPQR; this is translated from the coding sequence GTGCCTGCCGCGTACGTGCTGCTGATCGACGGCGACGGGCGCGTCCTGCTGCAGCTGCGCCAGGGCACCGGCTACCGCGACGGCTACTGGGCCGCCGCGGCCGCGGGGCACGTGGAGGCCGACGAGCCGGTGTTCGCGGCGGCGTGCCGGGAGGCCGTCGAGGAGCTGGGGATCGTCGTCGAGCAGCGCGACCTCGTCCCCCTGACGACCATGCACCGCACGCACGCCAACGGCCTGGAGATCGACGAGCGCGTCGACTTCTTCTTCTCCTGCCGCCGCTGGACCGGCGAGCCGCGCACGATGGAGCCCGAGCGGAGCGCCGGGCTGGGCTGGTACCCGCTCGACGCGCTGCCCGAGCCTGTCGTCCCGCACGAACGGTTCGTGCTCGACGGCCTGCGTCGCGGCGACCTGCCGGTGATCACCGCCTTCGGCTTCGCGCCCCAGCGCTGA
- a CDS encoding long-chain-fatty-acid--CoA ligase gives MTGSTLDLSTAAADFTAILGHWEAERPDAPAVTFAGTTRTWAEFARRVRQNAAAQRAAGLRPGDRVAVLDLNHPSCVEMTLACAQVGTANAVVNFRLAPPEIVYVVNDSQARILFVGPEFAAAVAQVRDKLPAIEQIVHVGGDADEYEAWIGAHEPDHDVHPSAPGDCFVQLYTSGTTGFPKGAMLTHAGMLAHATNVMADFDVDADSRVQVAMPLFHVGGTSYVLLAIASGAHSFMMRMPDPAAALEMLERERITHTFYVPALMAAMLQVPGVADRDFSSVKALSYGASPMPLPVMRGCLKLFPDVMHQVYGMTEQCGVVSSLGPEDHTDPAVEHRLISAGTPIHGVEIEIRDPATGDPVATGEPGEIWVRSAQVMGGYWGKPEATAAAITEDGWLRSGDGGHMDADGYVYVTDRIKDMIISGGENIYPAEIERVLAEHPSVADVAVIGVPDERWGEVPKAVVVAAPGAGIDEAALLAWCREHLAAFKCPKSVDVLDELPRNPTGKILKKDLRKPYWEGKERQVV, from the coding sequence ATGACCGGCTCGACCCTCGATCTCTCCACCGCGGCCGCCGACTTCACCGCCATCCTGGGCCACTGGGAGGCCGAGCGGCCCGACGCGCCCGCCGTCACCTTCGCGGGCACCACCCGCACCTGGGCCGAGTTCGCCCGCCGGGTGCGCCAGAACGCGGCCGCGCAGCGGGCCGCCGGGCTGCGGCCGGGCGACCGGGTGGCCGTGCTCGACCTCAACCACCCCTCCTGCGTCGAGATGACGCTGGCCTGCGCGCAGGTCGGCACGGCCAACGCCGTCGTCAACTTCCGGCTCGCGCCGCCCGAGATCGTGTACGTCGTCAACGACTCGCAGGCGCGGATCCTGTTCGTCGGCCCGGAGTTCGCCGCGGCCGTGGCGCAGGTGCGCGACAAGCTGCCCGCGATCGAGCAGATCGTCCACGTGGGCGGCGACGCCGACGAGTACGAGGCCTGGATCGGCGCGCACGAGCCCGACCACGACGTGCACCCGTCGGCGCCCGGCGACTGCTTCGTGCAGCTCTACACCTCGGGCACCACCGGCTTCCCCAAGGGCGCGATGCTCACCCACGCCGGGATGCTCGCGCACGCCACGAACGTCATGGCCGACTTCGACGTCGACGCCGACTCGCGCGTGCAGGTCGCCATGCCGCTGTTCCACGTCGGCGGCACGAGCTACGTGCTGCTCGCGATCGCGTCGGGCGCGCACTCGTTCATGATGCGGATGCCCGACCCGGCCGCCGCGCTGGAGATGCTGGAGCGCGAGCGGATCACGCACACGTTCTACGTCCCGGCGCTGATGGCCGCGATGCTGCAGGTGCCCGGCGTCGCCGACCGCGACTTCTCGTCGGTGAAGGCCCTGTCCTACGGCGCGTCGCCGATGCCGCTGCCCGTCATGCGCGGCTGCCTGAAGCTGTTCCCGGACGTGATGCACCAGGTCTACGGCATGACCGAGCAGTGCGGCGTCGTCAGCTCGCTGGGCCCGGAGGACCACACCGACCCGGCCGTCGAGCACCGCCTGATCTCCGCGGGCACGCCGATCCACGGGGTCGAGATCGAGATCCGCGACCCGGCCACCGGCGACCCCGTCGCCACCGGGGAGCCCGGCGAGATCTGGGTGCGCTCGGCGCAGGTCATGGGCGGCTACTGGGGCAAGCCCGAGGCCACGGCGGCCGCGATCACCGAGGACGGCTGGCTGCGCTCGGGCGACGGCGGGCACATGGACGCCGACGGCTACGTCTACGTCACCGACCGCATCAAGGACATGATCATCAGCGGCGGGGAGAACATCTACCCGGCCGAGATCGAGCGCGTGCTGGCCGAGCACCCGAGCGTCGCCGACGTCGCCGTGATCGGGGTGCCCGACGAGCGGTGGGGCGAGGTGCCCAAGGCCGTCGTCGTGGCGGCCCCCGGCGCCGGGATCGACGAGGCCGCGCTGCTGGCCTGGTGCCGCGAGCACCTGGCGGCCTTCAAGTGCCCCAAGTCGGTGGACGTGCTCGACGAGCTCCCCCGCAACCCCACGGGCAAGATCCTCAAGAAGGACCTGCGCAAGCCGTACTGGGAGGGCAAGGAGCGGCAGGTGGTCTGA